Proteins encoded within one genomic window of Haematobia irritans isolate KBUSLIRL chromosome 5, ASM5000362v1, whole genome shotgun sequence:
- the sprt gene encoding PDZ domain-containing protein sprite encodes MDTGSVVSEPISDAHRAFAKQKSASMTILNHKGYNTPVKYSLLQDNTNTKVLSSLDGNLSTSVPHCATTGRRRKGSSLAGTLSSRSIRGETKELRSALQDRETVIQNLRIQLCLGKLPRPSGPPLNEADRPAAEQKLQKLKTEADNKKIKIKNLKSALDKLDITDNIDVRIRQAELEYALGREELQLLSIVEEARALQARLDKSKIEPQSLHNLINSGVSVSLHAVQATTGRWAAQEIPEDSGVFYVEWALEGDGLYKGDRILEVNGKLVTCKTKEEFQKTIGNTGKCQMVVLRRKPAAIPQKQLDQEKENNMRLQHRISYLEEQVKELQASKMEHEQMQLQQQLHQQHIQQQQQQQQENHLHGHVTSINISSPPSTPPDKPLVFQRGNYITTLVGGKPIELMGDETPDVKKHPLLTKSKSAAHITKTLIRENSHLDIDVTPTNKTHASSKVSVNNNDSNYASHTSHKKERERQRDRGERYDRSNSKASQMHARSVEHLNHTNGYSERRRDTPRNTDVQTLRARLNSDMRSVKSLDFDSESETSRTRPRTQPSDTMSEARTIRPTPPKKPLRLSLQRAQSLQTVELNSNSDIERKRPSKRAHITDKSPNGDISHADATTSLLIENCSHVVAPSPLHTSSLGRHRHNL; translated from the exons ATGGACACTGGCAGTGTGGTTAGTGAACCAATATCAGATGCCCATCGGGCATTTGCCAAACAGAAATCGGCTTCAATG ACTATTCTAAATCACAAAGGCTACAATACACCTGTCAAATACAGTTTATTACAAGATAATACTAATACCAAAGTTCTAAGTAGCCTAGATGGAAATCTTAGTACCAGTGTACCGCATTGTGCCACCACGGGACGTAGGCGCAAGGGTTCCTCATTGGCTGGTACATTGTCATCAAGATCCATACGTGGAGAAACAAAAGAGTTACGGTCAGCTTTACAAGATCGTGAAACAGTCATACAAAATCTACGAATTCAATTGTGTTTGGGAAAATTACCACGTCCCTCTGGACCTCCTTTGAATGAAGCTGATAGACCGGCTGCCGAacagaaattacaaaaattaaaaactgaaGCTGATAATAAAaagatcaaaattaaaaatttaaaaagtgctTTGGATAAATTGGACATAACAGA caatatcgATGTACGTATAAGACAAGCAGAACTTGAATATGCTCTGGGTCGTGAGGAATTGCAATTACTTTCGATAGTCGAAGAGGCAAGAGCTTTACAAGCACGATTGGACAAATCTAAAATTGAACCCCAGAGTCTTCATAA TCTCATCAATAGCGGTGTCTCTGTTAGCTTGCATGCGGTTCAAGCCACCACAGGACGTTGGGCTGCCCAAGAGATTCCCGAAGATTCGGGTGTTTTCTATGTCGAATGGGCTTTGGAAGGGGATGGCTTGTACAAAGGTGATCGTATTCTCGAAGTTAATGGCAAATTAGTAACATGCAAGACCAAAGAAGAATTCCAAAAAACCATAGGCAATACGGGAAAATGTCAAATGGTTGTGTTGAGAAGAAAACCGGCAGCAATACCACAAAAACAATTGGATCAAGAGAAGGAGAATAATATGCGTTTACAGCATCGTATATCTTATTTGGAGGAACAAGTAAAAGAATTACAGGCCAGTAAAATGGAGCATGAACAAATGCAATTGCAGCAACAATTGCACCAACAACAtatacaacaacagcagcagcaacaacaagaaAATCATCTACATGGTCATGTTACCAGTATCAATATCTCTTCACCACCATCCACTCCACCCGATAAGCCCTTAGTCTTCCAACGAGGTAACTATATAACTACATTGGTAGGTGGCAAACCCATTGAATTGATGGGAGACGAAACACCCGATGTCAAGAAACATCCACTTCTTACGAAAAGTAAATCAGCTGCCCACATCACTAAAACCTTGATTCGTGAAAATAGCCATCTGGATATAGATGTAACACCCACAAATAAAACTCATGCATCTTCAAAGGTTTCGGTTAATAATAATGATTCCAATTATGCATCTCATACATCACACAAAAAAGAAAGGGAAAGACAAAGAGATCGGGGTGAACGTTATGATAGATCCAATAGTAAAGCATCACAAATGCATGCCAGAAGTGTGGAGCACCTAAATCATACAAATGG ATATTCCGAACGTCGCCGTGACACTCCCCGCAACACGGATGTCCAAACTTTAAGAGCCCGTTTGAATTCCGATATGCGTAGCGTCAAATCTTTGGATTTTGATAGTGAAAGCGAAACTAGTCGCACTAGACCCCGCACCCAACCAAGTGATACGATGTCAGAGGCTCGTACCATAAGACCAACTCCACCAAAGAAACCATTGCGCCTTTCCTTACAGAGAGCTCAGAGTTTGCAAACCGTTGAATTGAATTCAAATTCCGATATTGAACGCAAGCGTCCATCCAAACGAGCTCATATCACTGACAAGTCTCCCAATGGTGATATCTCACATGCGGATGCTACCACAAGTTTACTCATTGAGAATTGTAGCCATGTTGTAGCTCCATCACCTTTGCACACCTCATCCTTGGGTCGTCATCGGCACAATCTATGA
- the LOC142237666 gene encoding persulfide dioxygenase ETHE1, mitochondrial gives MRIPTLSLLSTLRQSLLLVQSKSISTSVARANISNVLLPSLTRQHCQLRFHHCAVSMLPRIPFTSDFFFRQLFDTESSTYTYLLADLNTKEAIIIDPVLEQAKRDAQLIKDLGFTLKYAVNTHMHADHITGSGWLKQLLPGSLSVISTASGAKADIKIKEGDKVEFGRHSLESLATPGHTNGCMTYVIPEQGCVFTGDTVLIRGCGRTDFQEGNSQNLYENVHSKIFTLPDNYRIYPAHDYKGQLESSVWEEKTYNPRLTKSLEEFVNIMENLNLPYPKKIDKSLPANRECGIYDIPKE, from the exons ATGAGAATTCcaacactcagtttactttccaCTCTTCGCCAGTCACTACTGCTAGTGCAATCAAAGTCTATTTCTACGTCCGTTGCGAGAGCCAACATATCCAATGTGCTGCTCCCTTCTTTAACCCGACAGCATTGTCAGTTACGTTTTCATCATTGTGCTGTTAGTATGTTGCCACGGATTCCTTTCACATCGGATTTCTTTTTCCGTCAG ctcTTCGATACGGAAAGTAGTACTTACACTTACTTATTGGCCGATTTGAATACCAAGGAAGCTATAATAATCGATCCAGTATTGGAGCAAGCTAAGCGAGATGCTCAACTAATCAAAGATTTGGGCTTTACATTGAAGTATGCTG TTAACACTCATATGCATGCTGACCATATCACCGGAAGTGGTTGGTTAAAACAACTTTTACCCGGTAGTTTGTCAGTTATATCAACAGCAAGTGGAGCTAAAGCAGATATAAAAATTAAGGAAGGTGATAAGGTTGAATTTGGACGACACTCTCTGGAATCTTTAGCTACACCAGGACACACTAATGGCTGCATGACTTATGTCATTCCAGAGCAAGGATGTGTTTTCACTGGAGACACCGTGTTAATTAGAGGTTGTGGACGTACTGATTTCCAAGAaggaaattctcaaaatttatatgaaaatgtccatagtaaaattttcactttaCCAGATAATTATAGGATATATCCAGCCCATGATTACAA AGGTCAATTGGAGAGTTCCGTATGGGAGGAGAAAACCTATAATCCACGTTTGACAAAATCATTGGAGGAATTTGTTAacataatggaaaatttaaatttaccctACCCAAAGAAAATTg aCAAATCCTTACCAGCTAATAGAGAGTGTGGTATTTATGACATACCCAAGGAATAA